The Magnolia sinica isolate HGM2019 chromosome 10, MsV1, whole genome shotgun sequence genome includes a window with the following:
- the LOC131217587 gene encoding probable disease resistance RPP8-like protein 2: MAVEAAVSLVLRKLSNFLIQEAVYLYEVRDQVEWVERELKRMQCLLKDADAKQSGDERVKNWVADVRDVAYDAEDVIDTFILKIEQRRSGYAGFFKRFMRIHIELLSRRQVGNEIERIKNKIQEISASRLTFGIIDVGEGSSFKGESLRRQRQTSPLFGETEVIGFEEDIKTLVGRLIKGDSRRCVVSVVGMGGLGKTTLAIKVYNNDAVKKHFDCCAWIFVSQEYVERDLLQSIIKCFMTLTKEELEMAEKMNSVFLLTTRNREVASYADARSSPHELQLLGDEEVWKLFCKKAFLEQGIHYQQNLEKLGKEIVAKCCGLPLAIVAIGGLLSRKSTDPNEWEKVLQKISSQSVDDESRIARILALSYEDLPYRLKPYFLYFGVFPEDHEIRAKKLIQLWVAEGFVEPTGDETMEEAAEDCLEELIHRSLIQVVKRNSIGRVKSCRIHDLLHELSISKAREDKFLDVHHGNTNPLSPSKARRLAIHHATSKYTSLNRANPHLRSVLCITLDSGWLGKKQEDFLYRGFNLLRVLYLDVSNRKLPNEIGTLIHLRYLGFKVGGLTSLPSSISNLHNLETLHVEEGISIIYIPNSIWKMKQLRHVDVSYGRIINKGVWSKMVGRPSLGLDCLVNLQTLKRVEAGDWIEDCLGKLTTLKKLGVYEMHNSWQTKGLSNSLPKLDLLQSLRLHWWRTIPVFMPFSHHLHLKKMFLSGTLKKLPESYEFSPNLTKLTLASSQLMKDPMATLEKLPNLRILRLCYNSYMGKEMICSAQGFPQLKSLQVERLPELVEWRVEEGAMLRLLHLLICECSTLKRLPEGLQHVTTLEKLEVQRMPGEFNARMLENRGDDWHKIQHIPSLKIQ; encoded by the exons ATGGCTGTCGAGGCTGCTGTTTCCTTGGTCTTGCGAAAACTCAGTAATTTCCTGATTCAAGAGGCAGTTTATCTCTATGAAGTGCGTGATCAGGTCGAGTGGGTTGAGAGAGAATTGAAGCGGATGCAGTGCCTCTTGAAAGACGCAGACGCAAAACAAAGCGGCGATGAGAGAGTGAAGAATTGGGTGGCAGATGTGAGGGACGTCGCTTACGATGCAGAAGATGTCATTGACACCTTTATCCTCAAAATAGAACAAAGGAGAAGTGGGTATGCAGGTTTCTTCAAAAGGTTCATGCGCATTCATATTGAATTATTGTCTCGACGTCAGGTCGGCAATGAGATCGAACGGATAAAGAATAAAATTCAGGAGATTTCGGCCAGTAGGCTGACATTTGGAATTATAGATGTTGGAGAAGGAAGCAGTTTCAAGGGTGAAAGTTTACGACGGCAAAGGCAAACTTCTCCTCTATTTGGAGAGACAGAAGTCATTGGTTTTGAAGAAGACATAAAGACATTGGTGGGACGGTTGATCAAGGGTGATTCACGACGTTGTGTCGTTTCTGTAGTTGGAATGGGCGGTCTTGGTAAGACCACGCTTGCCATTAAAGTTTATAACAACGACGCTGTTAAGAAACATTTTGATTGTTGTGCTTGGATTTTTGTATCTCAAGAATATGTTGAGAGAGATCTTCTGCAAAGCATTATAAAATGCTTCATGACTCTTACTAAAGAAGAGCTTGAGATGGCGGAGAAAATGAACTCAGTTT TCCTACTCACCACCCGCAACAGAGAAGTAGCTTCATATGCAGATGCACGAAGTTCTCCCCACGAGCTGCAGCTTTTAGGAGATGAAGAGGTATGGAAGTTGTTTTGTAAGAAAGCATTCTTAGAACAAGGTATTCATTACCAGCAAAATTTAGAGAAGCTGGGAAAAGAGATTGTGGCAAAATGCTGTGGTCTCCCTCTTGCTATTGTAGCCATAGGTGGCCTACTATCAAGAAAATCAACAGATCCGAACGAGTGGGAGAAAGTACTCCAGAAAATTAGCTCACAATCCGTTGATGATGAATCCCGAATTGCAAGAATATTAGCTTTAAGCTATGAAGATCTACCCTACCGTCTCAAGCCATACTTTCTCTACTTCGGTGTTTTTCCAGAAGACCATGAGATCCGTGCTAAGAAATTGATTCAGCTGTGGGTTGCGGAAGGATTTGTAGAGCCAACAGGGGACGAAACGATGGAGGAAGCTGCAGAAGATTGCCTGGAGGAGCTAATACATAGAAGTTTGATTCAAGTAGTGAAAAGAAATTCCATTGGCAGAGTCAAAAGCTGCCGTATCCATGATCTCTTACATGAACTCTCAATTTCAAAAGCCAGGGAAGATAAATTCCTCGACGTTCATCATGGAAATACAAATCCTCTCTCTCCATCAAAAGCACGCCGACTTGCTATTCATCATGCCACTAGCAAGTACACTTCTTTAAATCGCGCCAACCCACACCTTCGTTCCGTGTTGTGCATCACTTTAGATAGTGGATGGCTTGGAAAAAAGCAAGAGGATTTTCTTTACAGAGGATTCAATTTGCTTAGGGTGTTATATTTGGATGTATCTAATCGAAAGCTTCCGAATGAAATAGGTACACTAATCCACTTGAGATACCTTGGCTTCAAGGTGGGTGGTTTAACAAGCCTCCCATCATCCATAAGCAATCTTCACAATTTAGAAACACTCCATGTAGAAGAAGGTATATCCATAATCTACATACCCAATTCTATTTGGAAGATGAAACAATTAAGGCATGTGGATGTGTCCTATGGAAGGATAATAAATAAAGGTGTTTGGTCTAAAATGGTGGGGCGTCCATCACTCGGACTTGATTGTTTAGTTAATCTTCAGACCCTAAAACGTGTCGAGGCTGGTGATTGGATAGAAGATTGCTTGGGGAAGCTAACTACTCTTAAGAAACTAGGAGTATATGAGATGCATAATAGTTGGCAGACAAAGGGATTGTCCAACTCTCTTCCCAAGTTGGACCTCCTCCAGTCTTTGAGGTTGCATTGGTGGCGCACTATTCCGGTGTTTATGCCTTTTTCACATCACCTGCATCTGAAGAAGATGTTTTTGAGTGGAACATTAAAGAAGCTACCCGAGTCGTATGAATTCTCACCTAACCTCACCAAGCTTACCTTGGCATCCTCCCAGTTAATGAAAGATCCAATGGCAACATTGGAGAAACTACCGAACCTTCGGATTCTCAGATTGTGTTATAATTCATATATGGGAAAGGAAATGATCTGCTCTGCACAAGGGTTTCCTCAACTCAAATCCTTACAAGTTGAGCGGTTACCTGAATTAGTAGAGTGGAGAGTGGAGGAAGGAGCAATGCTGAGGCTCTTACATTTGCTGATTTGTGAATGCTCGACTTTGAAGAGGCTTCCAGAAGGACTGCAACATGTGACTACTCTCGAGAAGTTGGAGGTGCAGCGCATGCCTGGTGAATTCAATGCCAGAATGCTGGAAAACAGAGGAGACGATTGGCATAAGATTCAACATATACCCTCCCTCAAAATACAATAA